Proteins encoded in a region of the Benincasa hispida cultivar B227 chromosome 2, ASM972705v1, whole genome shotgun sequence genome:
- the LOC120070939 gene encoding uncharacterized protein LOC120070939, translating to MDKKHLQRMPSSLSSSSSCPSFHESEDELKHMPLAPPRLKNKKRLSKQLSMCETPRDLAWEKRRRQMLRPRNGSTDRDDLTDEDWNELKGCIELGFAFNEEDGHKLCGTLPALDLYFAVNRQLSPSPVSTPQSSTSTSSLGRRSSSFESPRSEFDTWRVCSPGEDPKQVKAKLRHWAQAVACSVMQSLGEK from the exons ATGGATAAGAAACACTTGCAAAGGATGCCTTCATCACTATCTTCGTCGTCATCGTGCCCATCGTTCCACGAATCGGAGGACGAGCTAAAGCACATGCCGTTGGCACCACCAAGGTTGAAGAACAAGAAACGTTTGTCGAAGCAACTTTCAATGTGTGAGACGCCAAGGGACCTTGCATGGGAGAAGCGGCGAAGACAGATGCTTCGCCCGAGGAATGGCTCGACGGATAGGGACGACTTGACCGATGAGGACTGGAATGAGCTCAAAGGCTGCATAGAGCTAGGGTTTGCATTCAATGAGGAAGATGGGCACAAGCTGTGTGGTACGTTGCCGGCCCTTGACCTTTACTTTGCCGTCAATCGACAGCTATCGCCAAGCCCCGTGTCGACGCCGCAGAGCAGCACCTCGACGTCGTCACTTGGCAGAAGGTCTTCATCATTTGAAAGCCCCAGGAGTGAGTTTGATACATGGAGGGTTTGTAGCCCAG GGGAAGACCCAAAGCAAGTGAAGGCAAAATTAAGACACTGGGCTCAAGCTGTGGCATGTTCAGTAATGCAATCATTgggagaaaaataa